In the genome of Dioscorea cayenensis subsp. rotundata cultivar TDr96_F1 chromosome 1, TDr96_F1_v2_PseudoChromosome.rev07_lg8_w22 25.fasta, whole genome shotgun sequence, one region contains:
- the LOC120261128 gene encoding uncharacterized protein LOC120261128 translates to MAVSFSNTGILTASTPRRRHRHKLISRRAMASVTEEVEIRVCVNRSCGRQGSREILEAISGLAPHDLAVASCGCLGRCGAGPNLVVLPPGSIVSHCGTATRAAQLLADLLGPKFDAERNLEALAMRKMGEKELEMKNFSEAVVLFSQAIDLEPSGGCHLIYRSRSVARLAMGDNAGALDDAEEAANIAPKYPQAYLSQGDAYMAMEKWTAAEKAYLNALLIDPSIRRSKSFKARIAKLQEKLVALEAA, encoded by the exons ATGGCGGTGAGTTTTAGCAACACCGGCATTCTCACCGCCTCCACTCCCCGCCGCCGCCACCGCCACAAACTCATCTCCCGCCGGGCAATGGCCTCCGTCACCGAGGAGGTCGAGATTCGAGTGTGCGTCAACCGTAGCTGCGGTCGTCAAGGTTCCAGAGAGATCTTAGAGGCGATCTCCGGCCTCGCCCCGCACGACCTCGCCGTGGCCTCTTGTGGATGCCTCGGACGCTGCGGCGCCGGCCCAAACCTCGTCGTCCTCCCTCCTGGATCCATCGTCAGCCACTGCGGTACCGCCACGCGGGCTGCGCAGCTCCTCGCTGACCTTCTCGGGCCGAAGTTTGATGCGGAACGGAACCTTGAAGCACTGGCGATGAGGAAGATGGGTGAGAAGGAGCTGGAAATGAAGAACTTCTCAGAAGCCGTGGTCCTTTTCTCTCAG GCAATTGATTTGGAGCCATCTGGAGGTTGTCATTTGATTTATAGAAGCAG GTCTGTTGCAAGATTAGCCATGGGAGATAATGCCGGTGCTCTCGATGACGCAGAAGAGGCGGCAAATATAGCTCCAAAGTATCCTCAG GCTTATCTTTCTCAAGGTGATGCTTACATGGCGATGGAGAAATGGACTGCAGCGGAGAAGGCATATTTAAATGCATTACTGATCGATCCATCAATTCGTCGTTCAAAATCATTCAAG GCACGGATCGCAAAGCTTCAAGAGAAGCTCGTTGCATTAGAGGCCGCCTGA
- the LOC120259867 gene encoding vacuolar protein sorting-associated protein 41 homolog, with translation MALDRRSENGGDGDDEREEEEEDDDEEEDGVEDDEEEEEEPRLKYQRMGGSVPSLLSNDAAASIAISERMIALGTHDGSVHILDFQGNQVKQFSAHSATVNDLSFDVDGEYIGSCSDDGYVVINSLFTDERFKFEYHRPMKTIALDPDYSRKTSRRFVAGGLAGQLFLNTKTWLGYSKQVLHDGEGPIHAVKWRTNLIAWANDAGVKVYDMANNERITFIERPRGSPRPELLLPHLFWQDDTLLVIGWGTCVKVAVIRSSSFRGMNGVKRNLSISSSKYVDIVASFQTSYYISGIAPYGDALVVLAYIPEEENGEKSFSSTAPSRQGTAQRPEIRIVTWKNEELTTDALPVHGFEHYKAKDYALAHAPFSGSSYAGGQWAAGDEPLYYIVSPKDIVIAKPRDAEDHINWLLQHGWHEKALAAVEAGQGRTELLDEVGARYLDHLIVERKYAEAASLCPKLLRGSASAWERWVFHFAHLRQLPVLVPYMPIDNPRLSDTAYEVALVALATNPSYHNVLLSTVKSWPTTVYSVLPVISAIEPQLNSFSMTDMLKESLAELYVINTQYEKALTFYADLMKPEVFDFIEKHSLHDAIHDKVIQLMILDCKRAVTLFIQHRDIISPSEVVTQLLGASKKCDNRYFLHLYLHSLFEIDLNAGKEFHDLQVELYADYEPLMLLTFLRSSQHYNLDKAYEICMRKNLLREQVFVLGRMGNSKKALAVIINKLEDIEEAVEFVTMQHDDELWEELIKLCLRKPEMVGMLLEHTVGNLDPLYIVSMVPNGLQIPRLRDRLVKIITDYRTETSLRHGCNDILKADCVNLLVKFYKEARRAIYLGSIEEEIREKKDESAASQTIERVASTKTMELKSRTRGGARCCLCFDPFSIQNLSVAAFFCCHAYHVSCLTGGSDSINAGNTNNEDDEDDIDGAQSDGPRLRCVLCTTAGRR, from the exons ATGGCGCTGGACCGTCGCTCGGAGAACGGGGGTGATGGGGATGATGaaagggaggaggaggaggaggatgatgatgaggaggaagatggtgttgaggatgatgaagaagaggaggaggaacCAAGGCTTAAGTATCAGAGGATGGGGGGCAGCGTGCCGTCTTTGCTTTCTAATGATGCTGCGGCGTCCATCGCCATCTCTGAGCGGATGATCGCTCTGGGGACGCATGATGGCTCTGTTCATATTCTTGATTTCCAGGGCAATCAG GTCAAACAATTTTCTGCCCATTCTGCTACTGTCAATGACCTTAGCTTTGATGTGGATGGTGAATACATCGGAAGTTGCTCTGATGATGGATATGTGGTCATAAACAGTCTATTCACTGATGAACGATTTAAATTTGAGTATCATCGCCCTATGAAAACGATTGCTCTAGATCCTGATTATTCTCGAAAAACTTCAAGAAGATTTGTTGCTGGTGGTTTAGCTGGGCAGCTTTTTCTGAACACCAAGACCTGGCTGGGCTATAGTAAACAG gtCTTGCATGATGGCGAAGGTCCCATACATGCAGTTAAGTGGAGAACAAATCTTATTGCTTGGGCCAATGATGCGGGGGTGAAAGTTTATGACATGGCTAATAATGAGCGGATTACTTTTATTGAGAGGCCCAGAGGGAGTCCACGCCCTGAGCTGTTACTTCCTCACTTATTTTGGCAG GATGACACACTCTTGGTCATTGGATGGGGAACATGTGTCAAGGTTGCTGTGATTAGATCCTCCTCATTTCGTGGAATGAATGGAGTTAAAAGGAATCTCTCCATTTCGAGTTCGAAGTATGTGGATATTGTGGCATCCTTTCAGACTAGCTACTATATTTCTGGTATCGCTCCCTATGGTGATGCTTTGGTTGTATTAGCCTACATTCCTGAGGAAGAGAATGGAGAAAAAAGTTTTAGTAGCACTGCTCCTTCACGTCAG GGAACTGCACAGAGACCAGAAATACGTATTGTCACATGGAAAAATGAGGAACTCACAACAGATGCCCTACCTGTTCATGGATTTGAACACTACAAGGCAAAGGATTATGCGCTTGCACATGCTCCCTTCTCTG GAAGCAGTTATGCAGGGGGACAGTGGGCTGCTGGTGATGAACCTTTGTACTACATAGTATCTCCTAAGGATATAGTCATTGCAAAGCCTCG AGATGCTGAAGATCATATCAATTGGCTTCTTCAACATGGTTGGCATGAGAAAGCTTTAGCTGCAGTTGAAGCTGGGCAAGGTCGAACTGAGCTGCTGGATGAG GTGGGAGCAAGATACCTTGATCATTTGATCGTGGAGAGAAAGTATGCCGAAGCTGCATCATTGTGTCCCAAGTTACTTCGCGGTTCTGCTTCAGCATGGGAGAG ATGGGTGTTTCATTTTGCTCATCTCCGGCAGCTTCCTGTTTTGGTTCCTTACATGCCCATTGATAATCCACGATTGAGTGATACTGCCTATGAG GTTGCTCTAGTTGCATTGGCAACGAATCCATCTTACCACAACGTACTGTTGTCGACTGTCAAATCCTGGCCAACTACCGTTTATTCTGTCTTGCCTGTTATTTCTGCCATTGAGCCTCAACTTAACTCCTTCTCTATGACTGATATGCTAAAAGAG TCATTAGCTGAGTTATATGTCAttaatacacaatatgagaaagCCCTCACCTTCTATGCGGAT TTGATGAAACCTGAGGTATTCGACTTCATTGAAAAACATAGTTTACATGATGCAATTCATGACAAG GTTATCCAACTGATGATATTAGATTGTAAAAGAGCAGTTACTTTATTTATCCAACACCGTGATATCATTTCTCCCTCTGAAGTTGTTACCCAACTGCTGGGTGCTAGTAAAAAATGTGATAACAGATATTTCTTACACTTATACCTGCATTCACTTTTTGAGATTGACCTTAATGCTGGAAAGGAGTTCCATGATCTTCAg GTAGAGCTTTATGCAGATTATGAACCACTGATGTTGCTCACTTTCCTACGAAGCAGTCAGCATTACAACTTAGATAAG GCATATGAAATATGCATGAGGAAAAATCTTCTAAGAGAGCAGGTCTTTGTTCTTGGAAGGATGGGGAATTCTAAGAAAGCTTTAGCAGTCATCATCAATAAATTAGAAGATATAGAGGAG GCCGTTGAATTTGTGACCATGCAACATGATGATGAACTGTGGGAGGAATTGATTAAACTATGCCTTCGCAAGCCTGAAATG GTTGGAATGTTGTTGGAGCACACTGTTGGTAATTTAGATCCACTTTATATTGTAAGCATGGTGCCTAATGGATTGCAAATACCTCG GTTGAGGGATCGCCTTGTGAAAATAATCACCGACTATCGAACTGAAACTTCTCTAAGACATGGATGTAATGACATCCTCAAG GCTGATTGTGTAAACCTTCTGGTTAAGTTCTACAAAGAAGCTCGACGGGCGATCTATTTGGGTAGCATAGAAGAAGAAATACGGGAAAAGAAGGATGAAAGTGCAGCATCACAAACAATTGAAAGGGTAGCAAGCACGAAGACAATGGAGCTCAAGTCTAGAACTAGGGGTGGCGCGAGGTGTTGCTTGTGCTTCGATCCCTTCTCGATTCAAAACCTTTCGGTTGCAGCATTCTTTTGTTGTCATGCATACCATGTCAGCTGCCTAACGGGAGGTTCAGATTCTATAAATGCTGGTAATACTAATAATGAAGACGACGAAGATGACATCGATGGTGCCCAATCTGACGGTCCCCGGTTAAGATGTGTTTTGTGTACTACTGCAGGAAGAAGGTGA